One Candidatus Methylomirabilota bacterium DNA segment encodes these proteins:
- a CDS encoding PIN domain-containing protein gives MGPDGPPRASSDIGAGRRARAIHLDTGFLIGALRRGSAEDERLRQGLVRGEAVGSSAVSWTEFLCGPVQGHAIELAARVVDEPVALLAVDAAAAAKLFNLGRRRRGSLNDCMIAATALRANASLATTNPADLRGAHRV, from the coding sequence ATGGGTCCAGACGGCCCGCCGCGAGCGTCGAGCGACATCGGCGCGGGGCGAAGGGCGCGGGCGATACACCTTGACACCGGCTTCCTGATTGGTGCCTTGCGTCGAGGCTCAGCCGAAGACGAGCGGCTGCGCCAGGGGCTGGTTCGAGGCGAGGCCGTGGGCAGTAGCGCAGTGAGCTGGACCGAGTTCCTGTGTGGGCCGGTCCAGGGCCACGCGATCGAGCTCGCCGCTCGGGTCGTGGATGAGCCGGTGGCGCTCCTCGCCGTGGACGCCGCCGCCGCGGCCAAGCTGTTCAACCTCGGCCGCCGCCGCCGGGGCTCCCTGAACGACTGCATGATCGCGGCCACCGCCCTTCGGGCGAACGCCTCGCTGGCCACTACCAACCCTGCCGACCTTCGCGGTGCTCATCGCGTGTGA